In Citrus sinensis cultivar Valencia sweet orange chromosome 2, DVS_A1.0, whole genome shotgun sequence, a single genomic region encodes these proteins:
- the LOC102610546 gene encoding EP1-like glycoprotein 2, translated as MSVSWNWCSVLFFLIFSTPFSFLVDARSQSFDYPTAKLSTKWVNSPSAPHSVAFTDGSTVRAILLRGTFGPRYACGFFCNGACDTYLFAVFIVQTNSASSIVAPAIGFPQVVWAANRNNPVRINATLELTSRGNLVLRDADGTVAWSTNTNGKSVVGLNLTDTGNLVLFNKKNAAVWQSFDHPTDSLVPGQKLVEGKKLTASVSTTNWMDGGLFSLSVTKEGLFASIGSNNTPVPYYEYRVGGTKTRKQPSYVRYLNGSLALFINLSEPSEPEGALSVPPAASLPGQYMRLWPDGHLRVYQWQASKGWTQVADLLTGYSGECGYPMVCGKYGICSGGQCSCPPIYFKPIKDRQPALGCSPITPLSCEASQNHSFVELNDITYFTFSSDLTNTDSETCKQACLKNCSCKAALFRYGWNPSAGECSLLSEIFSMIDNDQEKTHYNSTAYIKVQNLATLK; from the coding sequence ATGAGTGTTAGCTGGAACTGGTGCTctgttcttttctttcttattttctctacACCGTTTTCCTTCTTGGTTGATGCCCGAAGCCAAAGTTTTGATTATCCGACAGCAAAACTCTCAACTAAATGGGTCAATAGCCCGTCAGCTCCTCATTCCGTAGCTTTCACCGACGGATCAACGGTGAGAGCCATCCTTCTTAGGGGAACCTTTGGCCCCAGATATGCATGTGGCTTCTTCTGTAACGGAGCCTGCGACACTTATCTATTTGCTGTTTTCATAGTTCAAACCAACAGCGCTTCCTCAATCGTTGCGCCAGCAATCGGATTCCCACAGGTCGTCTGGGCTGCTAACCGTAACAATCCTGTTCGGATAAATGCAACCTTAGAACTCACTTCACGTGGGAACTTGGTTTTGCGAGATGCTGACGGGACTGTAGCTTGGTCGACGAATACTAATGGTAAATCTGTTGTGGGCTTAAACTTGACAGACACGGGCAACCTTGTACTTTTCAACAAGAAAAATGCAGCAGTTTGGCAATCTTTCGATCATCCGACAGACTCGCTGGTTCCTGGGCAAAAATTGGTGGAAGGGAAGAAACTTACAGCTAGTGTTTCAACCACGAATTGGATGGATGGGGGTTTGTTTTCACTTTCTGTTACTAAGGAAGGATTGTTTGCTTCCATAGGGTCTAATAATACTCCAGTACCGTACTATGAATATAGAGTCGGTGGCACGAAAACAAGAAAGCAACCAAGCTATGTTAGATATCTGAATGGAAGCTTAgctttattcataaatttatcgGAACCAAGCGAGCCAGAAGGGGCACTTTCTGTTCCTCCGGCAGCATCATTACCGGGACAGTACATGAGATTGTGGCCTGACGGACATTTAAGAGTTTACCAGTGGCAAGCATCGAAAGGGTGGACACAAGTGGCGGATCTCTTGACTGGTTATTCTGGGGAATGCGGTTATCCTATGGTTTGCGGCAAGTACGGCATTTGCTCCGGCGGGCAATGCAGTTGTCCTCCAATCTATTTCAAGCCAATAAAGGATAGACAGCCTGCCCTTGGGTGCTCCCCGATTACTCCCTTATCATGTGAAGCTTCCCAAAATCATAGTTTTGTTGAACTTAATGATATCACTTACTTCACTTTTAGCTCAGACCTTACGAATACAGATTCGGAGACGTGTAAACAAGCCTGTTTAAAGAATTGCTCGTGCAAAGCTGCTCTATTTCGGTATGGTTGGAACCCTTCTGCTGGAGAGTGCTCCTTGCTGTCTGAAATCTTTTCGATGATTGATAATGACCAGGAAAAGACTCATTATAACTCAACTGCTTACATTAAGGTTCAGAACTTGGCAACGCTAAAGTGA
- the LOC102607322 gene encoding G-type lectin S-receptor-like serine/threonine-protein kinase SD2-5, with amino-acid sequence MSVSGNWCSVLFFLIFSTPFSCLVDAQSFDYPTANLSTSWTNGPSASDSVGFTDGSAVRAILLRGTFGPAYACGFFCNGTCDSYLFAVFIVQAYNASLIDYQHIEFPQVVWSANRNNPVRINATLELTSDGNLVLQDADGAIAWSTNTSGKSVVGLNLTDMGNLVLFDKNNAAVWQSFDHPTDSLVPGQKLLEGKKLTASVSTTNWTDGGLFSLSVTNEGLFAFIESNNTSIRYYALVKATKTSKEPSHARYLNGSLAFFINSSEPREPDGAVPVPPASSSPGQYMRLWPDGHLRVYEWQASIGWTEVADLLTGYLGECGYPLVCGKYGICSQGQCSCPATYFKVLNDRKPALGCSPITPLSCEASQDHSFVELNDVAYFAFSSPSSDLTNTDPETCKQACLKNCSCKAALFLYGLNPSPGDCYLPSELFSMMNNEKEKTHYNSTAYIKVQNFSMPGASPGGKETSHRKRIMGFILGSFFGLLVLIGILIFFFRKKKGADEIEEDCLDQVPGLPKRFSFEELKVMTDNFRKILGKGGFGSVFEGAQTDGTKVAVKRLEGIGEINKSFLAEVKTIGSIHHLNLVRLIGFCAEKSHSLLVYEYMPNGSLDRWLFQRSDEFMLDWQQRKKIILDIAKGLTYLHEDCRQKILHLDIKPQNILLDDNFNAKVADFGLSKLIDRDQSQVVTTMKGTPGYLAPEWLSSVITEKVDIYSFGVVMLEILCGRKVFDRSQPEEEDMYLLSIFKKKAEEDKLSDLVDKHSNDMQSNEKEVVNMMKVAAWCLESDFAKRPSMSMVVKVLEGVTEFDHNLHYNSVHLPSTAALANVDHREENDKSTTQLLPSILSGPR; translated from the coding sequence ATGAGTGTTAGCGGGAACTGGTGTTctgttcttttctttcttattttctctacGCCATTTTCTTGCTTGGTTGATGCCCAAAGTTTTGATTATCCGACAGCGAACCTCTCTACTTCATGGACCAACGGCCCATCAGCTTCTGACTCGGTAGGTTTCACTGACGGATCAGCGGTGAGAGCCATCCTTCTTAGGGGAACCTTTGGCCCAGCATATGCATGTGGCTTCTTCTGCAACGGCACCTGTGACTCTTATCTATTTGCTGTTTTCATAGTTCAGGCCTATAATGCTTCCTTAATCGATTATCAACATATCGAATTTCCACAGGTTGTCTGGTCCGCTAATCGTAACAATCCTGTTCGAATAAACGCAACCTTAGAACTCACTTCAGATGGGAACTTGGTCTTGCAAGATGCTGACGGAGCAATTGCTTGGTCGACGAATACCAGTGGTAAATCTGTTGTGGGCTTAAACTTGACAGACATGGGCAACCTCGTACTTTTTGACAAGAATAATGCAGCCGTTTGGCAATCTTTCGATCATCCAACGGACTCGCTGGTTCCTGGCCAAAAATTGTTGGAAGGGAAGAAACTTACAGCTAGTGTTTCAACCACGAATTGGACGGATGGAGGTTTGTTTTCACTTTCTGTCACTAACGAAGGATTATTTGCTTTCATAGAGTCTAATAATACTTCAATACGGTATTATGCATTAGTCAAAGCCACAAAAACAAGTAAGGAACCAAGCCATGCTAGATATCTGAATGGAAGCTTAGCTTTCTTCATAAATTCCTCCGAACCAAGGGAACCAGATGGGGCAGTTCCTGTTCCTCCAGCATCGTCATCCCCGGGACAGTACATGAGATTGTGGCCTGATGGACATTTAAGAGTTTACGAGTGGCAAGCATCGATAGGGTGGACAGAAGTGGCCGATCTATTGACAGGTTATCTTGGGGAATGCGGTTATCCTCTGGTTTGCGGCAAGTATGGCATCTGCTCTCAGGGGCAATGCAGTTGTCCTGCAACCTATTTCAAGGTATTAAATGATAGAAAGCCTGCCCTTGGGTGCTCCCCGATTACTCCCTTATCATGCGAAGCTTCGCAAGATCATAGTTTTGTTGAACTCAATGATGTCGCTTACTTCGCATTTAGCTCACCTAGCTCAGACCTTACGAATACAGATCCAGAGACATGCAAACAAGCCTGTTTAAAGAATTGCTCGTGCAAAGCTGCTCTTTTTCTGTATGGTTTGAACCCTTCTCCTGGAGATTGCTACTTACCATCTGAACTCTTTTCAATGATGAATAATGAGAAGGAAAAGACTCATTATAACTCAACTGCTTACATTAAGGTTCAAAACTTTTCAATGCCAGGTGCAAGTCCAGGAGGAAAGGAGACGAGCCacagaaaaagaataatgggGTTCATCCTTGGAtctttctttggtttattAGTTCTAATTGGTATCTTGATCTTTTTCTTTCGGAAGAAAAAGGGGGCTGATGAAATTGAGGAAGATTGTTTAGATCAAGTGCCAGGACTACCCAAAAGATTCTCATTTGAAGAGTTGAAAGTCATGACAGACAATTTCAGAAAGATACTGGGTAAGGGGGGCTTTGGCTCAGTCTTTGAGGGGGCACAAACTGATGGTACAAAAGTTGCAGTGAAACGTCTCGAAGGAATTGGTGAAATCAATAAATCTTTCTTAGCAGAGGTGAAGACAATTGGAAGCATTCACCATCTGAACTTGGTGAGATTGATAGGGTTTTGTGCTGAGAAATCTCATAGCCTTCTTGTTTATGAATACATGCCGAATGGATCTCTAGATAGGTGGCTTTTCCAGAGATCAGATGAGTTTATGCTTGACTGGCAGCAAAGAAAGAAGATCATCCTTGATATTGCCAAGGGACTAACCTATCTCCATGAAGATTGCAGGCAGAAGATACTCCACTTGGATATCAAGCCCCAAAATATTCTGCTAGATGACAACTTTAATGCCAAAGTTGCTGATTTTGGTTTGTCGAAATTGATTGACCGGGACCAGAGCCAAGTTGTGACAACCATGAAAGGAACTCCAGGCTATTTGGCTCCTGAATGGCTTAGCTCAGTAATTACAGAAAAAGTAGATATCTACAGCTTTGGAGTTGTGATGTTGGAGATATTGTGTGGCCGGAAAGTTTTTGACCGCTCTCAGCCTGAGGAGGAAGACATGTATTTGCTGAGCATATTCAAGAAGAAGGCAGAGGAGGACAAATTGTCTGATCTGGTGGATAAACACAGTAACGATATGCaatcaaatgagaaagaaGTAGTGAATATGATGAAGGTGGCTGCATGGTGTCTGGAAAGTGATTTTGCAAAGAGACCTTCCATGTCAATGGTAGTTAAGGTTTTGGAGGGCGTTACAGAGTTTGATCATAACCTCCATTATAACTCCGTTCACCTGCCATCTACAGCAGCACTAGCAAACGTTGATCATAGGGAAGAAAATGACAAATCCACTACTCAATTGTTGCCTTCAATTTTGTCGGGGCCAAGGTGA